One region of Skermanella mucosa genomic DNA includes:
- a CDS encoding DUF2336 domain-containing protein encodes MIATSVNCALSYADVQRLLADPSPEARIATVSKLVSDLEGGELAGPEKAIATDILHRLAMDAEAAVREAVAWQIHNSPLLTDSLATRLARDIGRVAFPVLRNAPRLTDDLLLQVIADRDAEKQLAVAGRPEVSSRVADAIVETDNVTVIVRLLRNDGADIRDATLHRTLDRYGMLGAVNEAMAGRSGLSLAVIEKLIAYVSEEIRSRLVERHRLSPVLVAEIVGRGREAATMLLLKPLADSTADLEAMVRHLDRDGRLSPSMMLRALCAGELDLFTIGLGVRAGVPVETARLLVWDDGPLGLRAIFGKAGFPQALLPPFRTAIEVVKRMDYGGRDDGREDYQVAVLARVFEECGAIEERMVDDLLLQLFDQKSDEVIERAMERAGMPFHPVRAAR; translated from the coding sequence ATGATCGCCACTTCCGTCAATTGCGCGCTGAGCTATGCCGACGTCCAGCGCCTGCTGGCCGATCCGTCGCCCGAGGCGCGGATCGCGACCGTGTCGAAGCTGGTCTCCGACCTGGAAGGCGGTGAACTCGCGGGTCCCGAGAAAGCCATCGCGACCGACATCCTGCACCGGCTGGCGATGGATGCCGAGGCCGCGGTGCGCGAGGCGGTGGCCTGGCAGATCCACAACAGCCCTCTGCTGACCGACTCGCTGGCGACCCGCCTGGCGCGTGACATCGGGCGGGTCGCGTTCCCGGTCCTGCGCAACGCTCCCCGCCTGACCGACGATCTCCTGCTCCAGGTCATCGCCGACCGGGACGCCGAGAAGCAGCTGGCGGTCGCCGGGCGCCCGGAAGTGTCCTCGCGGGTCGCCGACGCCATCGTGGAAACCGACAACGTCACGGTGATCGTCCGCCTGCTGCGCAACGACGGCGCGGACATCCGCGACGCGACGCTGCACAGGACCCTGGACCGCTATGGCATGCTGGGCGCCGTCAACGAGGCGATGGCCGGGCGCTCCGGGTTGTCCCTGGCGGTGATCGAGAAGCTGATCGCCTATGTCTCGGAGGAAATCCGCAGCCGCCTCGTGGAGCGGCACCGGCTGTCTCCCGTGCTTGTCGCGGAGATCGTCGGGCGCGGGCGCGAGGCCGCGACCATGCTGCTGCTGAAGCCGCTCGCCGACAGTACCGCCGACCTGGAAGCGATGGTCCGCCATCTCGACCGCGACGGGCGCCTGAGCCCTTCGATGATGCTGCGGGCGCTGTGCGCCGGTGAACTGGATCTCTTCACGATCGGGCTCGGCGTGCGGGCCGGCGTCCCGGTGGAGACGGCGCGCCTCCTGGTCTGGGACGACGGTCCGCTGGGCCTTCGGGCGATCTTCGGGAAGGCCGGGTTTCCGCAGGCGCTGCTGCCGCCCTTCCGCACCGCGATCGAGGTGGTCAAGCGGATGGACTATGGCGGGCGCGATGACGGGCGGGAGGATTATCAGGTCGCCGTCCTGGCGCGCGTCTTCGAGGAGTGCGGCGCGATCGAGGAACGGATGGTCGACGACCTGCTGCTCCAGCTGTTCGACCAGAAGTCGGACGAGGTGATCGAGCGGGCGATGGAACGGGCGGGAATGCCGTTCCATCCCGTCCGCGCCGCCCGCTGA
- a CDS encoding gamma-glutamylcyclotransferase: protein MLDDVRHRRFSASGTIAAFMPFSDQPMPVPLTREELLDHDRRRRMMEAYPWMKTWTDEELDRSLEQTLKSRPADGTGRGGIWVFAYGSLIWNPTFAFVERRTARIRGYHRRFCLRADMGRGTLERPGLFLGLDRGGQCAGVVFRIAEEQAAHELTLLWRREMITGAYIPRWLKAETEEGPVHAIAMTINRNYSRYVGDWTHAETIKAIAMAEGRFGRCSDYLFNTAEHLAELGLRDRMLERFAAEVRRFLAG, encoded by the coding sequence ATGCTTGACGATGTTCGGCATCGCCGCTTTTCCGCTTCCGGTACGATTGCTGCCTTCATGCCCTTTTCCGACCAGCCGATGCCCGTCCCGCTGACCCGCGAGGAACTTCTCGACCATGATCGCCGCCGCAGGATGATGGAGGCGTATCCGTGGATGAAGACCTGGACCGACGAGGAGCTGGACCGCTCGCTGGAGCAGACCCTGAAGTCCCGGCCGGCGGACGGGACGGGCCGGGGGGGCATCTGGGTCTTCGCCTACGGCAGCCTGATCTGGAACCCGACCTTCGCCTTCGTCGAGCGGCGCACGGCCCGGATCCGCGGCTATCACCGCCGTTTCTGCCTGCGCGCCGACATGGGGCGGGGAACGCTCGAGCGGCCCGGCCTGTTTCTCGGCCTGGACCGTGGCGGCCAATGCGCCGGCGTCGTTTTCCGCATAGCGGAAGAGCAGGCCGCGCATGAGCTGACGCTGCTCTGGCGGCGTGAAATGATCACCGGAGCCTATATTCCGCGATGGCTGAAGGCCGAAACCGAAGAGGGACCGGTTCACGCCATCGCGATGACGATAAACCGCAATTATTCCCGCTATGTGGGTGACTGGACCCATGCAGAGACAATCAAGGCTATAGCGATGGCAGAGGGTCGGTTCGGCCGTTGCTCCGACTATTTGTTCAATACCGCCGAACATTTGGCGGAACTGGGATTGCGCGATCGCATGCTGGAGCGTTTTGCCGCAGAGGTACGCCGATTTCTTGCCGGATAG
- a CDS encoding GMC oxidoreductase: MSDGTVIDSDICIVGAGAAGITLAMELIGHNFSVNLLESGGLDFEDDVQALNDGDCVSEHKVDLLWTRLRYFGGTTGHWGGNCAPLDERDFEARPWVPDSGWPISRKDLERFYPRAYRYCELPSDDYSVEHWAEVSEKFRKSRIPVTGEEIGEKLFLKSPPTRFGDVYRADLAKPDSQCTVYLHANVVEIEAAEDASEVLGLRTRDVGGRGCRFTARIFILASGIENARLLLLSNKVRPNGLGNDHDVVGRYFMAHTTIRTGRAMLEVPKETVRFYGLDSWATRFESGGAPFMNALQPTYPVQEREGMLNSVVFLDESYEGEHAPGFVALRKIVKQIIHGRIPDRLGENLGKVIGDLDSVAKALYARASGNSDYRAVEMRYFAEQAPNRDSRVMLGSERDALGQNRLVLDWRLQQIDKHTILRTQDLVAREFGKLGVGRLKVEFENEEDPWPKGVDSSAHFMGTTRMSKDPRQGVVDENCRVHGIRNLYVAGGSVFPTAGATMVTMNIVALAVRLADHLIGKLA, encoded by the coding sequence TTGTCCGATGGGACGGTGATCGACTCCGACATTTGCATCGTGGGAGCCGGTGCGGCCGGCATTACGCTGGCCATGGAACTGATCGGCCATAACTTCTCGGTCAATCTGCTGGAAAGCGGCGGGCTCGACTTCGAGGACGACGTCCAGGCGCTGAACGACGGCGACTGCGTCAGCGAGCACAAGGTCGATCTGCTGTGGACCCGGCTGCGCTATTTCGGCGGCACGACCGGCCACTGGGGCGGCAACTGCGCGCCGCTCGACGAGCGGGATTTCGAGGCCCGTCCCTGGGTGCCCGACAGCGGATGGCCTATCTCCAGGAAGGACCTGGAACGGTTCTACCCGCGGGCGTACCGTTACTGCGAACTGCCGTCCGACGACTATTCGGTCGAACACTGGGCCGAGGTATCCGAGAAGTTCCGCAAGAGCCGGATTCCGGTCACCGGCGAGGAGATCGGCGAGAAGCTGTTCCTGAAAAGCCCGCCGACCCGCTTCGGCGACGTCTACCGCGCGGACCTTGCCAAGCCGGACAGCCAGTGCACGGTCTATCTCCATGCCAACGTCGTCGAGATCGAGGCCGCGGAGGACGCTTCCGAGGTCCTGGGTCTCCGGACCCGCGACGTGGGCGGGCGTGGCTGCCGCTTCACCGCCCGGATCTTCATCCTGGCGAGCGGCATCGAGAACGCGCGGCTCCTGCTGTTGTCCAACAAGGTCCGCCCCAACGGGCTGGGCAACGACCATGACGTGGTCGGCCGCTACTTCATGGCCCACACCACCATCCGCACCGGCCGCGCGATGCTGGAGGTGCCGAAGGAGACGGTGCGGTTCTACGGCCTGGACAGTTGGGCCACCCGGTTCGAGAGCGGCGGCGCCCCCTTCATGAACGCCCTCCAGCCGACTTATCCGGTCCAGGAGCGGGAGGGCATGCTGAACAGCGTCGTGTTCCTCGACGAGTCCTACGAAGGGGAGCACGCGCCGGGCTTCGTGGCTCTGCGCAAGATCGTCAAGCAGATCATCCATGGCCGCATACCCGACCGACTCGGCGAGAATCTCGGCAAGGTGATCGGCGACCTCGACTCGGTCGCCAAGGCGCTCTACGCGCGGGCCAGCGGCAACAGCGACTACCGGGCCGTGGAAATGCGCTATTTCGCGGAGCAGGCGCCCAACCGCGACAGCCGGGTCATGCTCGGTTCCGAGCGCGACGCCCTCGGGCAGAACCGGCTGGTGCTCGACTGGCGGCTCCAGCAGATCGACAAGCACACGATCCTGCGCACCCAGGATCTGGTCGCCCGCGAGTTCGGCAAGCTCGGTGTCGGCCGCCTGAAGGTCGAGTTCGAGAACGAGGAGGATCCCTGGCCGAAGGGCGTCGATTCGTCGGCGCACTTCATGGGAACCACCAGGATGAGCAAGGATCCCCGCCAGGGAGTCGTGGACGAGAACTGCCGGGTCCACGGTATCCGGAACCTGTACGTCGCCGGCGGGTCGGTGTTCCCGACGGCCGGGGCGACGATGGTGACGATGAACATCGTGGCCCTGGCCGTGCGTCTGGCCGACCACCTGATCGGCAAGCTGGCGTAG
- a CDS encoding cation:proton antiporter, with translation MNDLILFILVISALLVVASLLQPLADRLRLPHSVLLAAVGVAIAAAAVTLVPGREPRMIGEAASAIAEMSFSSSTYILVFLPALLFQAALTIDVRRMMEDAAPILLLAVVAVFVATAVIGLALWPLAGVPLVVCLMLGSIVATTDPAAVIAIFRDIGAPARLVRLVEGESLLNDAAAIAIFYVLLEMIVSGDEPDLLMGAWDLALDLGGGTVLGIVGARLAVAVIPLLRGRRTAEVTLTLALPYLIYVTGDHFLGVSGVVAVAVAGLVFGAGSRSRLSPSGWAYLDAVWEQVAFLAGSLVFILAALMVPKLLVDVSAHDGFLLLVMVAAALVARALVLFLLLPPLTLLKLSAKISNSYKLVLTWGGLRGAVTLALALSVTEARGIGGEEQRLVTVLATGFVLFTLFVNGTTLRMVIKLLGLNRLSPLNQALRTQVLALSLAEVRDSVQETAQEYEFAPTVARAIQKPYDARIAEVTSGGSLEERISDRDRITLGLISLANRERQLVLEHHGLQTVSGDIIEALLRNAGEIYDGARTGGRIGYNRAARKILRLPRAFRFAYSLHRWTGVERPLARQVSKRFDKFLVRRLVLEELIRFNSRSLKPLLGDRVAELLGEVLGGRMEASSKALDALELQYPEYAEALSQRFLRKYALRREMVRYESLYHDGLIGQELFEDLRRGVEVRRREADRRPKLDLRLDKVALIAQVPLFNGLEPKDMARLAKILRSRLALPDQTFIRAGDRGNAMYFISSGAVEVVLPDRRIRLGRGDFFGEMALLDGAPRRADVVALTYCTLLELRSGDFSKFLKANPHISDQIDQVARERGVKRVA, from the coding sequence TTGAACGACCTCATCCTCTTCATCCTGGTCATCAGCGCCCTGCTCGTGGTCGCCAGCCTGCTCCAACCCCTGGCCGACCGCCTGCGCCTGCCCCATTCGGTGCTGCTCGCCGCGGTCGGAGTCGCGATCGCCGCCGCCGCGGTGACGCTCGTCCCGGGCAGGGAACCCCGGATGATCGGGGAGGCGGCCTCGGCCATCGCCGAAATGTCGTTCAGCTCCTCCACATACATCCTGGTTTTCCTGCCGGCGCTGCTGTTCCAGGCGGCTCTGACGATCGACGTCAGGCGGATGATGGAGGACGCGGCTCCGATCCTGCTGCTGGCGGTGGTCGCCGTGTTCGTCGCCACCGCGGTGATCGGGCTGGCGCTCTGGCCGCTCGCGGGGGTGCCGCTGGTCGTCTGCCTGATGCTGGGATCGATCGTGGCGACCACCGACCCGGCGGCGGTCATCGCGATCTTCCGCGATATCGGGGCGCCGGCGCGGCTGGTCAGGCTGGTCGAAGGCGAGAGCCTGCTCAACGACGCTGCCGCCATCGCGATCTTCTACGTCCTGCTGGAGATGATCGTCTCGGGCGACGAGCCCGACCTGCTGATGGGCGCCTGGGACCTGGCGCTGGACCTGGGCGGCGGCACCGTGCTGGGCATCGTGGGCGCGCGGCTGGCGGTGGCGGTGATCCCGCTGCTGCGCGGACGGCGCACGGCGGAGGTGACGCTGACCCTGGCGCTGCCCTACCTTATATATGTGACGGGCGACCATTTCCTGGGAGTCTCCGGCGTCGTCGCGGTGGCGGTGGCCGGCCTGGTGTTCGGCGCGGGCAGCCGTTCCCGGCTGTCGCCGTCGGGCTGGGCGTACCTGGACGCGGTCTGGGAACAGGTGGCCTTCCTGGCGGGGTCGCTGGTCTTCATCCTGGCGGCGCTGATGGTGCCGAAGCTTCTGGTGGACGTCAGCGCGCATGACGGCTTCCTGCTGCTGGTGATGGTCGCGGCGGCGCTGGTCGCGCGCGCCCTGGTGCTGTTCCTGCTGCTGCCGCCGCTGACCCTGCTGAAGCTCAGCGCGAAGATCAGCAATTCCTACAAGCTCGTCCTGACCTGGGGCGGGCTGCGCGGCGCCGTGACCCTGGCGCTGGCCCTGTCCGTGACGGAGGCCCGCGGGATCGGGGGCGAGGAGCAGCGGCTGGTGACCGTGCTGGCGACCGGCTTCGTGCTGTTCACCCTGTTCGTCAACGGCACGACGCTCCGCATGGTGATCAAGCTTCTGGGGCTGAACCGGCTGTCGCCGCTCAACCAGGCGCTCCGCACCCAGGTCCTGGCCCTGTCGCTGGCGGAAGTCCGCGACTCGGTCCAGGAGACCGCCCAGGAATACGAGTTCGCGCCGACCGTCGCCCGCGCGATCCAGAAGCCCTACGACGCGAGGATCGCGGAGGTGACATCGGGCGGCAGCCTGGAGGAGCGGATCTCCGACCGCGACCGCATCACGCTGGGGCTGATCTCGCTCGCCAACCGCGAACGCCAGCTGGTGCTGGAGCACCATGGCCTCCAGACCGTGTCGGGCGACATCATCGAGGCGCTGTTGCGCAACGCCGGGGAGATCTATGACGGTGCCCGGACCGGCGGCCGGATCGGTTACAACCGGGCGGCGCGCAAGATCCTGCGGCTGCCGCGCGCGTTCCGGTTCGCCTATTCGCTGCACCGCTGGACCGGGGTCGAGCGCCCGCTGGCCCGGCAGGTGTCCAAGCGGTTCGACAAGTTCCTGGTGCGCCGCCTGGTGCTGGAGGAACTGATCCGCTTCAACAGCCGCAGCCTGAAGCCGCTGCTGGGGGACCGGGTCGCCGAACTGCTCGGCGAGGTGCTGGGCGGCCGGATGGAAGCCTCCTCCAAGGCGCTGGACGCGCTGGAGCTGCAATATCCCGAATATGCCGAGGCGCTGAGCCAGCGGTTCCTCCGCAAATACGCGCTCCGGCGGGAGATGGTCCGCTACGAGAGCCTGTATCACGACGGCCTGATCGGCCAGGAGCTGTTCGAGGACCTCCGCCGCGGCGTCGAGGTACGCCGGCGCGAGGCCGACCGGCGGCCCAAGCTGGACCTTCGGCTCGACAAGGTCGCCCTGATCGCCCAGGTGCCCCTGTTCAACGGCCTGGAGCCCAAGGATATGGCGCGGCTGGCGAAGATCCTGCGATCCCGCCTGGCGCTGCCCGACCAGACCTTCATCCGCGCCGGGGATCGCGGCAACGCCATGTACTTCATCTCGTCGGGAGCGGTCGAGGTGGTGCTGCCGGATCGCCGCATCCGGCTGGGACGCGGCGACTTCTTCGGCGAGATGGCGCTTCTGGACGGCGCGCCGCGCCGGGCGGACGTGGTGGCGCTGACCTACTGCACGTTGCTGGAACTGCGTTCCGGCGACTTTAGCAAGTTCCTGAAGGCCAACCCGCACATCAGCGATCAGATCGACCAGGTCGCCCGGGAGCGCGGGGTGAAGCGGGTGGCCTGA
- a CDS encoding SDR family oxidoreductase yields the protein MAGILVVTGGSRGIGAATVRLAAQAGWDVCVNYLRDQAKAEAVAGNARSHGVRAITVQGDMAREQDVMRLFAAVDDQLGPLTGLVNNAGITGPAGKLLDLTAETVESVMAINVVGPFLCAREAARRMAKSRGGRGGTIVNVSSRAAALGSPNEFVHYAASKGAVDSLTIGLSKELGPEGIRVNAVNPGLIDTEIHDASGIPGRLERLVGGVPEGRVGAAEEVAQAIVWLLSEQSSYVCGALVPVSGGR from the coding sequence ATGGCTGGAATTCTCGTCGTGACCGGCGGCAGCCGCGGCATCGGCGCCGCGACGGTCCGCCTCGCGGCCCAGGCCGGCTGGGACGTCTGCGTCAACTACCTGCGCGACCAGGCCAAGGCCGAGGCGGTCGCCGGCAACGCCCGTTCCCACGGGGTCCGGGCCATCACCGTGCAGGGCGACATGGCGCGCGAGCAGGACGTGATGCGCCTGTTCGCCGCCGTCGACGACCAGCTCGGCCCGCTGACCGGGCTGGTCAACAATGCCGGCATCACCGGCCCTGCGGGCAAGCTTCTCGACCTGACCGCCGAGACGGTCGAGAGCGTGATGGCGATCAACGTCGTCGGCCCCTTCCTGTGCGCCCGCGAGGCGGCGCGGCGCATGGCGAAGAGCCGCGGCGGCCGGGGCGGCACGATCGTCAACGTGTCGTCCAGGGCGGCGGCGCTGGGCTCCCCCAACGAGTTCGTCCACTACGCCGCCAGCAAGGGCGCCGTGGACAGCCTGACCATCGGCCTGTCGAAAGAGCTGGGGCCGGAAGGCATCCGGGTGAACGCCGTCAATCCCGGCCTGATCGACACGGAGATCCACGACGCCAGCGGCATCCCCGGCCGGCTCGAAAGGCTGGTCGGCGGCGTCCCCGAGGGGCGCGTCGGCGCCGCCGAGGAGGTGGCGCAGGCGATCGTCTGGCTGCTGTCGGAGCAGTCGTCCTATGTCTGCGGCGCGCTGGTGCCAGTCTCCGGCGGCCGATAG
- a CDS encoding aldehyde dehydrogenase family protein, whose translation MTINKNLIAGSWVESTDVIRNINPSNTDDVVGEYAAATAEQVEQAVAAARTAFPAWSRSPIQNRADMLEKIGNEILERRDELGRLLAREEGKPLADGVGEATRAGHIFKFFGGEVLRLQGEKVASTRPGVEIEITREPIGVVGLITPWNFPIAIPAWKIAPALAYGNCVVLKPAELTPGCAWALADIISRAGIPEGVFNLVMGSGSKIGSALIGGVDALSFTGSVPTGRKVAAQAVERMIKFQLEMGGKNPLVVLDDADLDTAVSIAVNGAYFQTGQRCTASSRMVVTQGIHDRFVDAVAERISKLVVGDALKPETQMGPAVDQRQLDQNLKYVAIGQEEGARKVFGGDRLNRDTPGFYMSPCLFTETTNDMRVNREEIFGPVGTVIRVKDYEEALHVANDTQFGLSAGIATTSLKHANHFRANSQAGMVMVNLPTAGVDYHVPFGGRKASSYGPREQGRYAAEFYTTVKTSYILP comes from the coding sequence ATGACGATCAACAAGAATCTCATCGCGGGTAGCTGGGTCGAAAGCACCGACGTCATCCGCAACATCAATCCGTCCAACACCGACGACGTGGTCGGGGAATACGCCGCCGCGACGGCGGAGCAGGTCGAGCAGGCGGTCGCGGCCGCCCGGACCGCCTTCCCGGCCTGGTCCCGGTCGCCGATCCAGAACCGCGCCGACATGCTGGAGAAGATCGGCAACGAGATCCTGGAGCGCCGCGACGAGCTGGGCCGCCTGCTCGCCCGCGAAGAAGGCAAGCCGCTGGCCGACGGCGTCGGCGAGGCGACCCGCGCCGGCCATATCTTCAAGTTCTTCGGCGGCGAGGTCCTGCGGCTCCAGGGCGAGAAAGTGGCCTCGACCCGTCCCGGCGTCGAGATCGAGATCACCCGCGAGCCGATCGGCGTGGTCGGGCTGATCACGCCCTGGAACTTCCCGATCGCGATCCCCGCCTGGAAGATCGCCCCGGCCCTGGCTTACGGCAATTGCGTGGTCCTGAAGCCGGCGGAACTGACCCCCGGCTGCGCCTGGGCGCTGGCCGACATCATCTCCCGGGCCGGCATCCCGGAAGGCGTCTTCAACCTGGTGATGGGCTCGGGCTCGAAGATCGGCTCGGCGCTGATCGGTGGCGTCGATGCGCTGAGCTTCACCGGATCGGTGCCGACCGGCCGCAAGGTGGCCGCCCAGGCGGTCGAGCGCATGATCAAGTTCCAGCTCGAGATGGGCGGCAAGAACCCGCTGGTCGTGCTCGACGACGCCGACCTCGACACCGCCGTCTCCATCGCGGTCAACGGCGCCTATTTCCAGACCGGCCAGCGCTGCACGGCGTCGTCCCGCATGGTCGTCACCCAGGGCATCCACGACCGGTTCGTCGACGCCGTGGCCGAGCGGATCTCCAAACTTGTGGTCGGCGACGCGCTGAAGCCGGAGACCCAGATGGGTCCCGCGGTCGACCAGCGACAGCTCGACCAAAACTTGAAATACGTCGCGATCGGCCAGGAGGAAGGCGCCCGAAAGGTGTTCGGCGGCGACCGCCTCAACCGCGACACGCCGGGCTTCTACATGTCGCCCTGCCTGTTCACCGAGACCACCAACGACATGCGGGTCAACCGGGAGGAGATCTTCGGGCCGGTCGGCACGGTGATCCGGGTGAAGGACTACGAGGAGGCACTGCACGTCGCCAACGACACCCAGTTCGGCCTGTCGGCCGGTATCGCCACTACCTCGCTGAAGCACGCCAACCATTTCCGCGCCAATTCCCAGGCCGGCATGGTGATGGTCAACCTGCCGACCGCGGGCGTCGATTACCATGTGCCGTTCGGCGGCCGGAAGGCGTCCAGCTACGGCCCGCGCGAGCAGGGCCGCTACGCGGCGGAGTTCTACACCACGGTGAAGACGAGCTACATCCTGCCCTGA